The genomic DNA TTGTTGACCTGGTCGGTCAGCTTGGCGTCGATCGCGGCGATCATCGACTGGATCGACTTGGTCACGTCCTTGCCGATGACGGTGCTGTTGCTCAGCGCCTGCTGCGCGAGCGTGAGCACCGCGGCTTCGACGGCGCTCTTGGCCTCGTCGCTGCGCGGCTTGAATTCCTTCTGCAGGAGCGACGAAAAATCGCTGCCCGCATAGGCGACATCCTTGAGTGCGCTCTGCTCGAGTGCTTCGGCCATGGTGGTTCTCCTCGGGGTCCGGTGTGTCGGGTGGTGGGGATCAGGCGGCCGGCTTGGCCGCTTCGTCGTCGGGCTTGGCGGTGGCCGCCAGCGACTGCAGCAGGGCCGGGTCCTCGAGCACCTTGGCCAGCAGTTCCTCGGCGCCGTTCTTGCCGTCCATGTAGGTCACGAGGTTCGACAGCTGGGTGCGCGCCTCGAGCAGCTTGTTGAGCGCGCCGACCTTCCTGGCCACGGCGGCGGGCGAGAAATCTTCCATGTTTTCGAAGGTGAGCTCGACCTTGAGTTCGCCCTCGCCGGTCAGCGAGTTTTCCACCGCGAAGGCGGCGCGCGGCTTCATGGCCTTCATGCGCGAGTCGAAGTTGTCCACGTCGAACTCGAGGAACTTGCGGTCGGCCACGGGTGCGAGCGGATCGGCCGGCTTGCCCGACAGATCGGCCAGCACGCCCATCACGAAGGGCAGCTGGATCTTCTTCTCGGCGCCGTAGAGTTCCACGTCGTATTCGATCTGCACGCGTGGCGCCCGGTTGCGGGCGATGAATTTCTGACTGCTCTTGGCCATGGCGATGCTCCTTGCGGGGGTAGATGGGGCGGTTCGATCAACAGGAAAAAAAAGGGGAGCGGAAAGGGCGGCTACTCGGACGGGCGCTTGCCGGTCACGGTCTCGATCGTGTCCAGCGCGCCGGGTGCGAGGTTGGCCATGATTTCGAGGAAGCTCACGCCGATGAGCTTCTTGGCGCGCTCGATCAGGAGCGGCGCGGGATTGCCGGGCTCGGTCTGTTCGAGAAAGCGGATCACGCGGTCCAGCATCTGCAATGCGTCCTGCCGGCTCTGGATCTCGCCGCGCGCGGCAGCGGGCCGCGGCGTGCCGCCGGCCTGCGCGGCATCGCCTTGTGTCTCTTCGGCGGCGCCGGCTTCTTCGGGCGCACCGATGGCAGCGCTGCAGGCCTTCTGCAGCATGCGGCCGATGGCGCGCAGCGGGGAAAGGTCGATCGCGTCGGAGCGGCCGGTGCGCTCCACCAGCAGGGCCTGCAGCTTCTCGACCCGCCCGGGCACGCCGATGGCGGCCTGGATCAGCTCGGGCCGCTCGGCATGGAGCGCTTCGAGGCCGCCCTGGATCTGTGCCGGCGAATAGGTGGCTTCGCCGCCCACCGCATTCAACGCGTTGTTGGCCACCGCGATGTCGCGCACGCGGATCGCGCCCACGCCCGGCGCCACGCCCACCTGCGCGTCGTACAGGTCGCGCAGCACCATCGTCTCGTCGCCGAGCGGCGCGAGCGCGTTCAGGCGCATGGTGGGATCGTTGTCGTCCTCGGCATCGAGCTTTGGATGTATGCCGTCCCAGAAGGTGTCGAGCAGGCGGGTGAGCAGTTCGAGCCCGGCAACGAAACCGGCAAGCCCCTGCAGCCGCGTGGAGGCGCGCAGCAGCAGCACGGCGGCGCGCACGTCCTTGCTGCGGCGCAGGATCGCGTCGGACTGTTCGGCCACCTCGCGCCACTCCGGCTCCACCGCCGGGATGACGGTGTCGCCGAACTGCTGCTCGGGCTTGCCCTGCGCTGCGGTGGTGAGCGCGGTGAAGGCCGCGTCGTACTCCAGATCGTCGCCGCATGGCGAGGCCTCGCCGATGGGCGTGAGCAGGGCTTCGACAAGTTCGTTGGTCAGCATGTTGCCTGTTCGAGTTGGCTGGTGATAATCAAAGATGCGTCCGAACCGGTCAATGCAACGAAGGGAATAGCATGCGCACGCTGGGTACACACCATTCGTCCTATGGACGCTCTTTTGCTGCGGTCTCGCGGCGCCTGGCATTGGCCTGCGGCCTTGCATTGACCGGTGCCCTGGTCGCGGGCTGCGCAAGCAAGCCCGTGGTCACGCCGGTGTCGATCACGCTCGCGGCCGGTGCCGACGCCAATCCCGATGCGCGCGGCCGCGCTTCGCCGCTCACGGTGCGCATCTATGCGCTGAAGTCGCCCGGCCCCTTCGAAGGGGCCGACTTCTTCTCGCTGTTCGAAAAGGACCAGGCCACGCTCGGCGCCGAGCTGGTGCAGCGCGAAGAGATGCTGCTGCGCCCGGGCGAAAGCAGGAAGCTCGACCTCACGCTGCCGGCCGATGCCAAGGCCATCGGCGTGATGGCCGCGTTCCGCGACCTCGACCGTGCGCGCTGGCGTGAAGTGCGCGCGGTGGAGCCCGGCAAGCCGCAGATGCTCACCGTGACCTTCGGCGCGCGGCAGATCCGCATCGACAGCAAGTAAGCCGCGCCTGCGGGCCATTCATGCCTTCGCCGCGCTGGTGTTCGGCGGGCGGCCCGGCCGTGCGAGCGGCTGGTCGGCGGGCAGGAAGCGCTCGAACAAGTCGGCCACGAACGCACCGCCGGCCGCGCCCGATGCGGCGGCCGTGAGATAGAGGCCGCGCCACCGCGGTCCGCGCGAGCCGCGGCCTTGGCTTTCGAACAAGGCGTCGGCCACCTCGCGCAATGCGGGCTGCAGCGCACGCAGCGCCTCGATGAATTCATGGATTGCGAGCCGGCCCGATGCGCCCGGCTGTTCGCGCAGCAGCGCCATCCGCAGCGCATGCAGCTGGCGCGCCATGGGATCGAACAGGGCATCGAGCCGCCCGGCCGCGGTCTCGCCATGTTCGACCGGGCCGGCCAGGCGATGGCCGATCACCTGCGCCAGCACCTCGGGCGGCAGCGCGCCGCGCAGCGTGGCATAGCCGGCCAGCTGTTCCAGGCCGGTCACCACCAGGTAGACCGGCAGCTGCAGGCGCAGCGTGTCCGAGGCCTCGTCGAGCAGCCGCCGCATCCTGGTGGCCAGCGGCTTCATGCCGGCGCTGGCCGGGTGCAGCAGTTCGCTCGCTGCCACGCAGGCCACCACGCCGTTGATCGGCACGCGGTCGCGCCGCTCGGCCAGCGCGAGGAGCGCCTGGAGCCACAGCGCGCGCGTGTGCGGCGCCGCCGCCGCGTCGCTGACGGCGCTCGGGTGAAGTTCGATGGCCGTCATCGAACCGGTGAGCCACCAGCGCCAGTACGGTTCGCCAAAAGGCTCGCTGCCTGAAGGTGCCAGGTGCTCGGCATGGGCCGCCGCCAGCAGCCCCGGCAGGTTGGCCGCCGCGTCGCCGAGAAAGAGAAACCAGGGCACTGGCGCGGCTTGCTGCCGCGGTGGCTGGCGCAGGAGCTGGCGTGCATGCGACATGGCTTCCCTCATGGCTTCGACCGCGGCTTCGTCGGCTTCGGCCGCCGGCGGGCCGAGCGCGGCAATGCGCCGGCGCAGCGCGCGGCGGCGCGCACCGCGGCCCGCGTCGCGGACCGCGGCGTACAGCAGCACAAAGCCGGCCAGGCACAGCGCGAGCAGGAGCCAGAAAAAGTGGGCAGGCAACAACGCGGCGGGCATGCTGCGGTTCTCAACGCGCAGTGGTCTCGAAGA from Variovorax sp. V93 includes the following:
- the tssB gene encoding type VI secretion system contractile sheath small subunit, with product MAKSSQKFIARNRAPRVQIEYDVELYGAEKKIQLPFVMGVLADLSGKPADPLAPVADRKFLEFDVDNFDSRMKAMKPRAAFAVENSLTGEGELKVELTFENMEDFSPAAVARKVGALNKLLEARTQLSNLVTYMDGKNGAEELLAKVLEDPALLQSLAATAKPDDEAAKPAA
- the tssA gene encoding type VI secretion system protein TssA, whose product is MLTNELVEALLTPIGEASPCGDDLEYDAAFTALTTAAQGKPEQQFGDTVIPAVEPEWREVAEQSDAILRRSKDVRAAVLLLRASTRLQGLAGFVAGLELLTRLLDTFWDGIHPKLDAEDDNDPTMRLNALAPLGDETMVLRDLYDAQVGVAPGVGAIRVRDIAVANNALNAVGGEATYSPAQIQGGLEALHAERPELIQAAIGVPGRVEKLQALLVERTGRSDAIDLSPLRAIGRMLQKACSAAIGAPEEAGAAEETQGDAAQAGGTPRPAAARGEIQSRQDALQMLDRVIRFLEQTEPGNPAPLLIERAKKLIGVSFLEIMANLAPGALDTIETVTGKRPSE
- the tssJ gene encoding type VI secretion system lipoprotein TssJ — translated: MRTLGTHHSSYGRSFAAVSRRLALACGLALTGALVAGCASKPVVTPVSITLAAGADANPDARGRASPLTVRIYALKSPGPFEGADFFSLFEKDQATLGAELVQREEMLLRPGESRKLDLTLPADAKAIGVMAAFRDLDRARWREVRAVEPGKPQMLTVTFGARQIRIDSK
- a CDS encoding type VI secretion system protein; amino-acid sequence: MPAALLPAHFFWLLLALCLAGFVLLYAAVRDAGRGARRRALRRRIAALGPPAAEADEAAVEAMREAMSHARQLLRQPPRQQAAPVPWFLFLGDAAANLPGLLAAAHAEHLAPSGSEPFGEPYWRWWLTGSMTAIELHPSAVSDAAAAPHTRALWLQALLALAERRDRVPINGVVACVAASELLHPASAGMKPLATRMRRLLDEASDTLRLQLPVYLVVTGLEQLAGYATLRGALPPEVLAQVIGHRLAGPVEHGETAAGRLDALFDPMARQLHALRMALLREQPGASGRLAIHEFIEALRALQPALREVADALFESQGRGSRGPRWRGLYLTAAASGAAGGAFVADLFERFLPADQPLARPGRPPNTSAAKA